Proteins from one Staphylococcus saprophyticus subsp. saprophyticus ATCC 15305 = NCTC 7292 genomic window:
- a CDS encoding YlbG family protein → MNIVPRTSIIIYLKHMKHERQVRKFGHIVSTNRLERFVVMYINEDEADQVVDKLMRLKYVKHVEGSPYKYLKKVYEKEQHEVL, encoded by the coding sequence ATGAATATTGTACCAAGAACAAGTATAATTATATATCTAAAACATATGAAGCATGAAAGACAAGTACGTAAATTCGGGCATATTGTCAGTACTAATAGACTAGAGAGATTTGTTGTCATGTACATTAATGAAGACGAAGCGGATCAAGTTGTTGATAAATTAATGAGATTAAAATACGTGAAGCATGTTGAAGGTTCACCTTATAAATATTTGAAGAAAGTTTATGAGAAAGAACAGCATGAAGTTTTATAA
- a CDS encoding YlbF family regulator codes for MITEETLTVLDEIEMLSDKILQSRLYKAYKTAEQTLANDDEAHLLYQAFLKSKEKYDEIMRFGKYHPDYQSVMLETRKRKRAYEMLDVVMDYKQKEVALQELIDQVIVKIAYAVSENVKIEAGNPFFQKESGGCATGGSCGCSL; via the coding sequence ATGATTACAGAAGAAACTTTAACAGTGCTAGATGAAATAGAAATGCTCAGTGATAAAATATTACAATCTCGATTATATAAAGCATACAAAACAGCTGAACAGACATTAGCCAATGATGATGAAGCGCATCTACTTTATCAAGCTTTCTTAAAATCTAAAGAAAAATATGATGAAATTATGCGGTTTGGTAAATATCATCCAGATTATCAAAGTGTCATGTTAGAAACACGTAAACGTAAACGTGCATATGAAATGCTTGATGTAGTGATGGATTATAAACAAAAAGAAGTTGCTTTGCAGGAATTGATAGATCAAGTTATTGTGAAAATTGCTTACGCAGTTTCTGAGAATGTGAAGATTGAAGCGGGCAATCCATTTTTCCAAAAAGAATCAGGTGGTTGTGCCACTGGCGGTTCATGTGGTTGTTCATTATAA
- a CDS encoding glycerophosphodiester phosphodiesterase codes for MTKINNIIKAGFLGTVGLVGSLIFINKYKTQPHNQSIPPFFSRTAPYIFAHRGGMAVRPEQTKLAFDNAVAHDIDGFETDVRLTKDHKLVVFHDATVDRTTNGSGKVSEHTLAELKQLDAGYRFTDINGTKVYRGHEDAKILSFDELLEHYPNQLINVDLKDDPKSKEGELAPEIIYEVIVAHHAQKRVLVTSFHSQQIERFNIISHGTVAIGASQNEVAEGVLKFFTGLGNTFQPRANTFQMPVSFNGIKLTSPKFIQWLNERNIVPGYYGVNNLDMMNDLIFYGAHTLVTDRPDLAERFKNTYPK; via the coding sequence GTGACAAAAATTAATAACATAATTAAAGCTGGATTTTTAGGCACAGTCGGTTTGGTAGGAAGTTTAATTTTTATTAATAAATATAAAACACAACCGCATAATCAAAGTATACCACCTTTCTTTTCTAGAACTGCACCATATATTTTTGCACATCGAGGTGGTATGGCTGTCAGACCAGAGCAAACTAAGCTTGCTTTTGATAATGCAGTCGCACATGATATAGATGGTTTTGAAACAGATGTCAGACTTACGAAAGACCATAAACTTGTAGTATTTCATGATGCTACTGTTGATCGTACTACAAATGGATCAGGTAAAGTATCTGAACACACCTTAGCAGAATTAAAACAACTAGATGCAGGTTATCGATTCACCGATATTAATGGGACTAAAGTTTATCGTGGACATGAAGATGCCAAAATATTATCATTTGATGAATTATTAGAACATTATCCAAATCAATTAATTAATGTGGATTTAAAAGATGACCCCAAAAGCAAAGAAGGTGAATTAGCGCCAGAAATCATTTATGAAGTCATCGTTGCACACCATGCACAAAAACGCGTTTTAGTGACAAGTTTTCACAGTCAACAAATTGAAAGATTTAATATAATTAGCCATGGTACTGTGGCGATTGGTGCAAGTCAAAATGAAGTAGCTGAAGGCGTATTGAAATTCTTCACAGGTCTTGGCAATACTTTCCAACCTCGTGCGAATACGTTTCAAATGCCTGTTTCTTTTAACGGGATTAAGCTAACATCGCCCAAGTTTATACAATGGTTAAACGAACGAAATATCGTTCCAGGCTACTATGGTGTTAACAATTTAGATATGATGAATGATTTAATCTTTTATGGTGCACATACCTTAGTCACTGATCGACCTGATTTAGCAGAAAGATTTAAAAATACGTATCCCAAATAA
- the coaD gene encoding pantetheine-phosphate adenylyltransferase, producing the protein MSTTKAVIPGSFDPITYGHIDIIDRSADRFDELHICVLKNSGKSGTFSIEERIALIEESVKHLNNVTVHHFNGLLVDFCDKIGAETIIRGLRAVSDFEYELRLTSMNKKLNSNVETMYMMTSTNYSFISSSVVKEVAAYKANVSDFVPVHVEKALNEKFKK; encoded by the coding sequence ATGTCTACAACTAAAGCAGTCATTCCAGGAAGTTTCGATCCGATTACATATGGTCATATCGATATCATAGATAGAAGTGCGGATCGCTTTGATGAACTACATATTTGTGTATTGAAAAATAGTGGTAAGTCAGGCACATTTTCAATAGAAGAACGTATCGCGCTGATTGAAGAATCAGTGAAACATTTGAATAACGTAACAGTTCATCATTTCAATGGTTTATTAGTCGATTTTTGTGACAAAATTGGAGCAGAAACGATTATAAGAGGATTAAGAGCTGTGAGTGATTTTGAATATGAATTAAGACTTACATCAATGAATAAAAAATTAAACAGCAATGTAGAGACAATGTATATGATGACGAGTACAAATTATTCATTCATCAGTTCTAGCGTTGTGAAAGAAGTTGCAGCATATAAAGCAAACGTTTCAGACTTTGTACCTGTACATGTTGAAAAAGCGTTAAACGAAAAGTTTAAAAAATGA
- a CDS encoding COX15/CtaA family protein — protein sequence MFSKKNLKWLSVLATVIMAFVQLGGALVTKTGSADGCGSDWPLCHGAFLPQNLPIQTLIELSHRAVSGLSLIVVLWLVIVAWKHIGYIKEVKPLSCISVGFLLIQALVGAAAVMWQQNAYVLALHFGISLISFSSVFVLTLIIYEVDRKYEADELFIRKPLRIYTWIMALIVYMTIYTGALVRHKEASLAYGQWPLPFNDLMPHNVQDWVNLTHRGMALIAFIWILITFIHAVNNYRENRTIRYGYTAAFILVILQVTTGALSIITEVNLFIALLHALFITLLFGLIAYFIILMLRTIRSGG from the coding sequence TTGTTTAGCAAAAAAAACCTTAAATGGTTATCTGTGTTAGCAACAGTCATAATGGCTTTTGTTCAACTTGGTGGCGCGTTAGTAACAAAAACAGGTTCAGCAGATGGTTGTGGATCTGACTGGCCACTTTGTCATGGCGCGTTCTTACCTCAAAATTTACCAATCCAAACATTAATTGAATTAAGTCATCGTGCAGTATCTGGCTTATCATTAATTGTCGTTTTATGGTTGGTTATTGTTGCTTGGAAACATATTGGTTATATCAAAGAAGTTAAACCATTATCTTGTATTAGTGTTGGTTTCTTACTAATTCAGGCTTTAGTTGGTGCGGCAGCAGTAATGTGGCAACAAAATGCATATGTATTAGCACTTCACTTTGGTATCTCTTTAATTTCCTTTTCATCTGTATTTGTATTAACTTTAATTATATATGAAGTTGACCGTAAATATGAAGCTGATGAATTGTTTATTAGAAAACCATTGAGAATTTATACATGGATTATGGCACTCATTGTTTATATGACGATATATACAGGTGCTTTAGTAAGACATAAAGAAGCAAGTTTAGCGTATGGTCAATGGCCATTACCGTTTAATGATTTAATGCCACATAATGTTCAGGATTGGGTAAATTTAACACATAGAGGTATGGCACTCATTGCCTTTATTTGGATTTTAATTACATTTATCCACGCCGTAAACAATTATAGAGAAAATCGTACAATTCGTTACGGTTATACAGCGGCATTTATTTTAGTTATCTTACAAGTAACTACAGGCGCATTATCCATTATTACTGAAGTTAATTTATTCATCGCATTGTTACATGCATTGTTTATTACATTACTCTTCGGATTAATCGCATACTTTATCATATTAATGTTACGTACAATTCGAAGTGGCGGATAA
- a CDS encoding DUF420 domain-containing protein — MNLPILPTISTSFIVISAILIAIGWRQIWKRKIESHKKVMLAAAFFALAFFIIYASRTIFIGNTAFGGPDSIKIYYTIFLIFHINLATIGGILGLVQIITAFKDKFKVHRFVGPIASIVWFCTAITGVAVYLLLYVLYPGGETTSLLKATFGL, encoded by the coding sequence ATGAACTTACCAATTTTACCCACAATCAGTACAAGCTTTATTGTAATTAGTGCAATCCTTATTGCAATAGGTTGGCGTCAAATATGGAAAAGAAAAATTGAAAGTCATAAAAAGGTAATGTTGGCTGCAGCATTTTTTGCACTAGCATTCTTTATCATTTATGCTTCAAGAACAATTTTTATAGGTAATACTGCATTTGGTGGTCCAGATTCTATCAAAATTTATTATACAATTTTCTTGATTTTCCACATTAATTTGGCAACAATCGGGGGCATTTTAGGACTTGTACAAATCATTACCGCCTTTAAAGATAAATTTAAGGTACATAGATTTGTTGGACCTATAGCATCGATTGTCTGGTTCTGTACAGCTATTACAGGTGTAGCTGTATACCTATTGCTTTACGTATTATATCCAGGTGGCGAGACAACATCGCTACTTAAAGCAACGTTTGGATTATAA
- the cyoE gene encoding heme o synthase, whose translation MNKEQTLAHNSSRVTFKELQQIIKMGLVQGNLIPAFAGSWLAIVLANHSFLSSIPQILMMLVGSTLIMGGACALNNYYDQDIDSIMPSKQQRPTVNERISNRNLLILSFGMMLIGEALLFALNIPSGVIGLLGIVGYVSFYSIWSKRHTVWNTVIGSFPGAVPPLIGWTAIEGNISLVAVALFLVIFCWQPIHFYALAIKRKDEYSLANIPMLPSVKGFNRTRVSMFFWLVVLLPLPFLLSSLGVTFIVLATLLNLGWLYLGLTSFKKDTDQTKWATKMFIYSLNYLVVFFVLVVVISLIQMF comes from the coding sequence ATGAACAAAGAACAAACTTTGGCGCATAATTCTAGCCGTGTAACTTTTAAAGAGTTACAGCAAATCATCAAAATGGGCTTGGTTCAAGGGAATTTAATTCCTGCATTTGCTGGATCATGGTTAGCGATTGTGTTGGCAAATCATTCCTTCCTCTCGTCAATACCACAAATCTTAATGATGTTAGTGGGCTCTACGTTAATTATGGGGGGCGCATGTGCTTTAAATAATTACTACGATCAAGATATTGACAGTATCATGCCAAGTAAACAACAGAGACCTACAGTTAATGAAAGAATTTCAAATAGAAATTTATTAATTCTCAGCTTTGGAATGATGCTCATAGGGGAAGCATTACTATTTGCACTCAATATACCTTCAGGCGTTATTGGTCTATTGGGCATTGTTGGTTATGTATCATTTTATTCAATTTGGTCTAAAAGACATACGGTTTGGAATACAGTCATAGGTAGTTTTCCAGGAGCAGTTCCACCGCTAATTGGTTGGACAGCGATAGAAGGAAATATAAGCTTAGTAGCCGTTGCACTATTCTTAGTTATCTTCTGTTGGCAACCGATTCATTTTTATGCTTTAGCAATTAAACGTAAGGATGAATATTCATTAGCAAATATACCAATGTTACCATCAGTTAAAGGATTTAATCGTACGAGAGTAAGTATGTTTTTCTGGTTAGTTGTCTTGTTACCACTACCATTCTTATTAAGTAGCTTAGGTGTTACATTTATTGTGTTAGCTACTTTATTAAATTTAGGATGGCTTTACTTAGGATTAACAAGCTTCAAAAAAGATACAGATCAAACAAAATGGGCAACAAAAATGTTTATATATTCACTAAACTATTTAGTCGTTTTCTTCGTACTCGTTGTTGTCATCTCGCTCATTCAAATGTTTTAA
- the rsmD gene encoding 16S rRNA (guanine(966)-N(2))-methyltransferase RsmD, with protein sequence MRVISGIHKSKALESLEGRNTRPTMDKVKEGIFNSLHEVSGIGLDLFAGSGALGIEALSRGIDQMIFVDQNFKAVKVIKANLKNLNIDTQAEVYKNNADRALKALAKREIQFDVIFLDPPYEKGLIDEALEGIAKFNLLKENGIIVCEFKHHEKIKMEPFHEIKRYHYGLTDTLLLEKGD encoded by the coding sequence ATGAGAGTAATTTCTGGAATACATAAGAGTAAGGCGCTTGAGAGTTTAGAAGGACGCAATACTAGACCGACAATGGATAAAGTAAAAGAAGGTATATTTAATAGTTTACACGAAGTTTCTGGCATTGGTCTTGATTTATTTGCTGGTAGTGGAGCACTTGGAATTGAAGCATTATCTCGAGGCATTGACCAAATGATATTTGTTGATCAAAATTTTAAAGCTGTAAAAGTCATTAAAGCAAATTTAAAAAACCTTAATATTGATACACAAGCAGAAGTATATAAAAACAATGCTGATCGTGCTTTAAAGGCCTTAGCCAAACGAGAAATACAATTTGATGTAATATTTTTAGATCCTCCTTATGAAAAAGGGTTAATTGATGAAGCATTGGAAGGTATTGCAAAGTTTAATTTATTAAAAGAAAATGGTATTATCGTTTGTGAGTTTAAACATCATGAAAAAATCAAGATGGAGCCATTCCATGAGATAAAACGTTATCATTATGGTTTGACAGACACTTTGTTATTAGAAAAAGGAGATTAA
- a CDS encoding DUF7147 family protein — translation MKQSFIKLGEGLTDLFEFNTLIEYNHQRIAHIVYFHSPNCAHARSSVAIIMQPTSEQHFQAMYIMLNAVKYPYPDSNKKFELINNQAEKYHVNIKAVDVQPAERFHDTELYFNYLTSVLRLQRWIPPLQ, via the coding sequence TTGAAACAATCATTTATAAAGCTCGGAGAAGGCCTTACAGATTTATTCGAATTTAATACATTAATAGAATATAACCACCAACGTATAGCACATATCGTTTATTTTCATTCTCCAAATTGTGCACACGCACGTTCATCTGTCGCTATCATCATGCAACCAACCAGTGAACAACATTTCCAAGCAATGTATATTATGCTTAACGCAGTGAAATACCCTTACCCTGATTCCAATAAAAAATTTGAACTGATAAATAACCAGGCTGAAAAATATCACGTCAATATAAAAGCTGTTGACGTCCAGCCCGCCGAACGATTTCACGACACTGAATTATATTTTAATTATTTAACAAGTGTCTTGCGCTTACAAAGATGGATTCCACCTTTGCAATAA
- a CDS encoding pyruvate carboxylase, giving the protein MKQINKLLVANRGEIAIRIFRAATELDIKTVAIYSNEDKGSLHRYKADESYLVGKDLGPAESYLDIERIIDVAKRADVDAIHPGYGFLSENETFARRCQEEGIKFIGPRVEHLDMFGDKVKARTTAINADLRVIPGTDGPIDNQEDAIAFANEAGYPLMIKATSGGGGKGMRIVQSEDELEDAFHRAKSEAEKSFGNSEVYIEKYIDNPKHIEVQVIGDEHGNIVHLYERDCSVQRRHQKVVEVAPSVALSDDLRERICEAAIQLMENIEYVNAGTVEFLVSGEEFYFIEVNPRVQVEHTITEMITGVDIVKTQILVADGENLFDEEISMPSQADIKTLGYAIQCRITTEDPTNDFMPDTGRIIAYRSSGGFGVRLDAGDGFQGAEISPYYDSLLVKLSTHAMSYKQANEKMDRSLQEMRIRGVKTNVPFLINVMRNEQFKTGDYTTKFIEQTPELFDIEPILDRGTKTLEYIGNVSINGFPNVEKRPKPIYETSPIPQIPRKEIAKLEGTKQILDTKGPKAVAEWLKEQDDVLITDTTFRDAHQSLLATRVRTKDMMNIASKTAQVMKDSFSLEMWGGATFDVAYNFLKENPWKRLERLRKEIPNVLFQMLLRASNAVGYKNYPDNVIKKFVKESSEAGIDVFRIFDSLNWVDQMKVANEAVQEAGKISEGTICYTGDILNPNRSDIYTLQYYVDMAKTLEREGFHILAIKDMAGLLKPKAANELIGELKAAVDLPIHLHTHDTSGNGLLVYKQAIDAGVDVIDTAVASMSGLTSQPSGNSLYYALNGFDRNMRADVDGMEELSHYWGTVRQYYSDFESDIKSPNTEIYKHEMPGGQYSNLSQQAKSLGLGNRFNEVKEMYRRVNFLFGDIVKVTPSSKVVGDMALYMVQNDLNEDTIIKDGYKLDFPESVVSFFKGDIGQPVNGFNKTLQKVILKGQSANTDRPGEHLDPVDFEAVRKELEEKQEREVTEQDIISYVLYPKVYEQFIATQKQFGNVSLLDTPTFFFGMRSNETVEIEIDTGKRLIITLKTITEPDEKGIRTIFYDMNGQARRIFIQDENVKANESVKPKADKLNPNHIGAQMPGSVTEVKIAEGESVTSGQALLITEAMKMETTIQAPFDGVVKKVTVQSGEAIETGDLLIEIEKEPVD; this is encoded by the coding sequence GTGAAACAAATAAACAAGCTTTTGGTAGCCAATCGTGGTGAAATAGCAATAAGAATTTTTAGGGCAGCGACAGAATTAGATATTAAAACAGTTGCAATTTATTCAAATGAAGATAAAGGATCTTTACATAGATATAAAGCAGATGAATCTTATTTAGTAGGCAAAGATTTAGGACCTGCTGAATCTTATTTAGATATAGAAAGAATCATTGATGTTGCTAAGCGTGCAGATGTAGATGCGATACATCCTGGTTATGGCTTTTTAAGTGAAAATGAAACATTTGCTCGTAGATGTCAAGAAGAAGGAATTAAATTTATTGGTCCACGTGTTGAACATTTAGACATGTTTGGCGATAAAGTTAAGGCAAGAACAACAGCGATTAATGCGGATTTAAGAGTCATTCCAGGTACGGATGGTCCTATTGATAATCAAGAGGATGCGATTGCATTTGCTAATGAAGCAGGTTACCCATTGATGATTAAAGCGACAAGTGGTGGCGGCGGTAAAGGTATGCGTATCGTACAATCGGAAGATGAATTAGAAGACGCATTCCATCGAGCTAAATCTGAAGCGGAAAAATCATTTGGTAATAGTGAAGTATATATTGAAAAATATATAGACAATCCGAAACATATTGAAGTACAAGTTATCGGTGATGAACATGGTAATATCGTACATTTATATGAACGTGATTGTTCTGTACAAAGACGACACCAAAAGGTAGTAGAAGTGGCACCTTCAGTTGCATTGTCAGATGATTTAAGGGAACGTATCTGTGAAGCAGCAATCCAATTAATGGAAAATATTGAATATGTCAATGCAGGTACGGTGGAATTCCTTGTATCGGGCGAAGAATTCTACTTCATTGAAGTTAATCCGCGTGTTCAAGTGGAACATACGATTACTGAGATGATTACAGGTGTTGATATCGTTAAAACACAAATACTTGTTGCTGATGGTGAAAATCTATTTGACGAAGAAATAAGTATGCCAAGTCAAGCAGATATTAAAACATTAGGATATGCGATTCAATGTCGTATTACTACTGAAGATCCAACAAATGATTTTATGCCAGATACTGGACGTATCATAGCTTATCGTTCAAGCGGTGGTTTTGGAGTGAGATTAGATGCTGGTGATGGATTCCAAGGTGCAGAAATTTCACCTTATTATGATTCGTTATTGGTAAAATTATCTACACACGCTATGTCTTACAAACAAGCAAATGAAAAAATGGATCGTTCATTACAAGAAATGCGAATCCGTGGTGTGAAAACCAATGTTCCGTTTTTAATTAATGTTATGAGAAATGAGCAATTTAAAACAGGTGATTATACTACTAAATTCATTGAGCAGACACCTGAGTTATTTGATATTGAACCGATATTAGATAGAGGTACAAAAACGTTAGAATATATTGGTAATGTTTCGATTAATGGATTTCCAAATGTAGAAAAACGACCTAAACCGATCTATGAAACATCGCCAATTCCACAAATCCCTAGAAAAGAAATAGCAAAATTAGAGGGAACGAAACAAATACTGGATACTAAAGGACCTAAGGCAGTAGCAGAATGGTTAAAAGAGCAAGACGATGTATTAATCACCGACACTACATTTAGAGATGCGCATCAGTCATTATTAGCTACACGTGTGAGAACAAAAGACATGATGAATATTGCTTCTAAAACAGCTCAAGTAATGAAAGACAGCTTTTCATTAGAGATGTGGGGCGGTGCAACTTTTGATGTTGCGTATAATTTCTTGAAAGAAAATCCATGGAAACGCTTAGAAAGATTAAGAAAAGAAATTCCAAATGTTTTATTCCAAATGTTATTACGCGCCTCAAATGCTGTTGGATATAAAAATTATCCAGACAATGTTATAAAAAAATTCGTTAAAGAAAGTTCAGAAGCTGGCATAGACGTGTTCCGTATCTTTGACTCTTTAAATTGGGTTGATCAAATGAAAGTGGCCAATGAAGCTGTACAAGAAGCGGGTAAAATTTCGGAAGGGACGATTTGTTATACAGGAGACATATTAAATCCAAATCGTTCGGATATTTATACTTTACAATACTATGTTGATATGGCGAAAACACTTGAACGTGAAGGATTCCATATATTAGCGATTAAAGATATGGCGGGATTATTGAAACCTAAAGCTGCCAATGAACTAATTGGAGAATTGAAAGCTGCGGTTGATTTACCAATTCACTTACACACACATGACACAAGTGGAAATGGTTTATTAGTGTATAAACAAGCTATAGATGCAGGTGTAGACGTCATTGATACTGCAGTAGCTTCTATGAGTGGTTTAACAAGCCAACCAAGTGGCAACTCTTTATATTATGCATTAAATGGATTTGATAGAAATATGCGTGCAGATGTAGATGGTATGGAAGAGTTATCACACTATTGGGGTACAGTACGTCAATATTACAGTGATTTTGAAAGTGATATTAAATCACCTAATACTGAAATTTATAAACACGAAATGCCTGGTGGTCAATATTCGAACCTAAGCCAACAAGCTAAAAGTTTAGGATTAGGCAATCGATTTAATGAAGTAAAAGAAATGTATAGACGTGTGAACTTCTTATTTGGTGATATTGTTAAAGTAACGCCGTCATCTAAAGTTGTAGGTGACATGGCATTGTACATGGTACAAAATGATTTAAATGAAGATACTATTATAAAAGATGGCTATAAATTGGATTTCCCTGAATCAGTTGTGTCATTCTTTAAAGGTGATATTGGACAGCCGGTCAATGGTTTCAATAAAACGTTACAAAAAGTTATTCTCAAAGGGCAATCTGCCAATACAGATCGACCAGGGGAACATTTAGATCCTGTTGATTTTGAAGCAGTAAGAAAAGAATTAGAAGAAAAACAAGAGAGAGAAGTAACAGAACAAGACATCATAAGTTATGTGCTATATCCTAAAGTTTACGAACAATTTATAGCAACACAAAAACAATTTGGAAATGTGTCTCTTTTAGATACGCCAACATTCTTCTTTGGTATGCGTTCAAATGAAACGGTTGAGATTGAAATTGATACAGGTAAACGTTTAATCATTACACTTAAGACAATTACGGAACCAGATGAAAAAGGTATACGTACAATCTTTTATGATATGAATGGCCAAGCGCGACGTATCTTTATTCAAGATGAAAATGTTAAGGCGAATGAAAGTGTTAAGCCAAAAGCAGATAAATTAAACCCAAATCATATTGGTGCACAAATGCCAGGTTCAGTTACGGAAGTGAAGATTGCTGAAGGAGAATCTGTAACGAGTGGTCAAGCGTTATTGATTACTGAAGCTATGAAGATGGAAACAACGATTCAAGCACCGTTTGATGGCGTTGTTAAAAAAGTAACAGTACAAAGTGGTGAAGCGATTGAAACAGGCGACTTATTGATTGAAATTGAAAAAGAACCTGTTGATTAG
- a CDS encoding CAP-associated domain-containing protein has product MKKLIIKIIGVLLLICFLIYLFYSPRLKFDVLENPNKDSTKTTQNENINKNEESVENPMPKEGIGTWVGQNLKKLTNTYGQAERVYSYKGDFKNYIFKEHNQYYLVTTKHNIIKSVYATGKDAKVDPLKISDNASHVFEKYSINPEPTIKVDGKEYELELSDLDMKTQTLIKFKNIYAQIYIDQQSNEIVAVRYLDSEALAAFKPYQMLSSQEDKEVQSEHGDLPYEQNSNQLMTLYEITNEMRKLKDAKPLKINNDIAHIASFNLYEATGTDSVEFTEDALKQQLNEQKISFVSTSQNVGYDFNEVPTLIHSWLNSDIHRSRMLNSKYNEMGGEVTNGYYTLIFVEDK; this is encoded by the coding sequence ATGAAAAAATTAATAATTAAAATTATTGGTGTACTGTTATTAATATGTTTCTTGATTTACCTTTTTTACTCACCACGTTTAAAGTTTGATGTTTTGGAGAATCCTAATAAAGATTCAACGAAGACTACTCAAAATGAAAATATTAATAAAAATGAGGAATCAGTTGAAAATCCGATGCCAAAAGAAGGTATCGGTACGTGGGTAGGTCAAAACCTAAAAAAACTTACAAATACATATGGGCAAGCTGAACGGGTTTATTCATATAAAGGTGATTTTAAAAATTATATATTTAAAGAGCATAATCAATATTATCTTGTTACAACAAAGCATAATATTATTAAATCTGTGTACGCAACTGGTAAAGATGCAAAAGTCGATCCATTAAAGATTTCCGATAATGCATCACATGTTTTTGAGAAATACAGTATTAATCCTGAACCAACGATTAAAGTTGATGGTAAAGAATATGAACTTGAATTATCTGATTTAGATATGAAGACGCAAACACTTATAAAGTTTAAAAATATTTATGCACAAATTTATATTGACCAACAATCAAATGAAATTGTAGCTGTTAGATATTTAGATAGCGAAGCCTTAGCAGCCTTTAAACCATATCAAATGTTAAGTTCTCAAGAAGATAAAGAAGTTCAAAGTGAGCATGGTGATTTGCCCTATGAGCAAAATTCAAATCAATTGATGACATTATATGAAATTACAAATGAAATGAGAAAGTTAAAGGATGCCAAGCCACTTAAAATTAACAATGATATAGCTCATATTGCATCATTTAACTTGTATGAAGCTACAGGGACTGATAGTGTTGAATTTACAGAAGATGCTTTAAAACAACAGTTGAATGAACAAAAAATATCATTTGTCTCCACGAGTCAAAACGTAGGATATGATTTTAATGAAGTACCTACGTTGATTCATAGTTGGTTAAATTCGGATATCCATAGATCAAGGATGTTAAATTCAAAATATAATGAAATGGGTGGCGAAGTAACAAATGGTTATTACACACTTATTTTCGTAGAGGATAAATAG